A genomic window from Myotis daubentonii chromosome 4, mMyoDau2.1, whole genome shotgun sequence includes:
- the LOC132232307 gene encoding zinc-alpha-2-glycoprotein-like, which yields MSTMVSLLLSLLLVVGSAVAQDTQNRPYSLTYHSNGVSKPKEGFPSFQATGYLNDQAFFHYDSETEKAEPLGPWKQVEGMEDWEELSKFQKARGDFFLKNLKDIMGYYKDTGNHTMQEKYGCKLQNNNYCGAFWTVAYDGRDYIKFDTEIPAWIPLQPEAVNTKVKWETEGSVQRAKASLEEECTGKLQKYLQFSRPFLDRQDPPSVSITSHVDPGNIRTLKCVADNFYPKPISMYWTQADSVVETESWGEGPLSENGTYQSWVVVKIPSLSRGPYSCHVQHSSLAQPLTVTWNKSQ from the exons ATGAGCACAATGGTGTCTCTCTTGCTGTCCCTACTGCTTGTTGTGGGTTCTGCAGTCGCCCAGGACACTCAAAACA GGCCTTATTCTCTGACCTACCACTCCAATGGGGTATCCAAGCCCAAGGAGGGCTTCCCCAGTTTTCAGGCAACTGGCTACCTCAACGACCAGGCCTTCTTCCACTACGATAGTGAAACTGAAAAAGCTGAACCCCTGGGCCCATGGAAGCAGGTGGAAGGAATGGAGGACTGGGAGGAACTAAGTAAATTTCAAAAGGCCAGGGGGGACTTCTTCCTGAAGAACCTGAAAGACATCATGGGCTACTACAAGGACACAG GGAATCACACCATGCAGGAAAAGTATGGCTGCAAACTTCAGAATAACAACTACTGTGGGGCATTCTGGACGGTTGCCTATGATGGACGGGACTACATCAAGTTCGACACAGAAATCCCAGCCTGGATCCCCCTGCAACCAGAAGCTGTGAACACTAAGGTGAAGTGGGAGACAGAAGGCTCTGTGCAGCGGGCCAAGGCCTCACTGGAAGAAGAGTGCACCGGGAAGCTGCAAAAGTACCTGCAATTCAGCAGGCCCTTCCTGGACCGTCAAG ACCCTCCCTCTGTGTCAATCACCAGCCATGTGGACCCAGGAAACATCAGGACCCTCAAGTGCGTGGCCGACAACTTCTACCCAAAACCCATCAGTATGTACTGGACTCAGGCAGACAGTGTAGTGGAGACTGAGTCATGGGGAGAGGGTCCTCTCAGTGAAAATGGCACTTACCAGTCCTGGGTGGTGGTGAAAATCCCCTCTCTGTCCAGAGGCCCTTACTCCTGCCACGTGCAGCAcagcagcctggcccagcccctcacTGTCACATGGAATAAGAGTCAGTAA